The Penicillium psychrofluorescens genome assembly, chromosome: 2 nucleotide sequence TCGTGGAGAAAGTTTCAAAGTATACCGTTTGATAAACAGCTATGGTCTTTCCACAGATGCCTCGAGAGTATAAAATAGAAAGCTATATGGGAGTAGCGAGCATACCTGGGTATACCTTGAgagtgaaagaaaagaaggattGAAATTAAAGACAGGTAGAAAGCTGTCTTTGCTGGAGGTAGGGCTAGATTTAAGCCATGTTTTGGTAACAATCGGTGTGTGATTGTCTGTACTGTGTAGGTCGCTGTTGTTGCCCCTGAtcattttttttcttctgcctcaattttattattattattttctaAAATTATTGCCTATGCCTATCTTAATCCGTCCATTTCCTGATCTGTAGAGAGGGGGGACCCACGGATTGGGAGGCGTACACACCCAGTACATACAGGGAGCCAAAAGTACCAATGGGGGAGTGCTTTCGTCAGAACGTTATTCACTTTCTGTCTACCGTCTCGtaattttattttttctttttgcctTCGCTGTTGTTGTACCCAGGGGAAATGATATGCAGAGTTCCGCGGTGCCCCCAAGCCAGATTCGTCGGgctagagagagaggagagagatagagaggCATGATGGTGAAAGACCAACCAGCAGGAGTGTCCCCGGCGTTTTAGAGACTTGGTTTCACAACGTAACGTCACACGGAGGGACATGGCCTGATAGCCCACCATGACGAGAGTCCAGACGGGGAGATTAGAGTCTTTCACTGCTGGGGAAATGTTTCAgccaatcttctccagccGCTCTTCTCCCTTTTTTATtcctttttatttttattttccaCCGTCTGATAAACTCCCACATTATTTACTGACACATACAATACTTTCGGCCAGGTTGGAGTGGATAGCGGCGGACAACTGCCGCCCTACGTTTGCAGAAAGGACCCAGAAGCCGATCCGCATCTACTGCTTCCGACGCCAGTGGACTGATAGAGGCGAAGATCCAGAAAATAGTGAATGTTTGCTACCTGGCTGGATCGGGCAAGCCAGTCGAAACACTGATTGGTGTGGCTGCTGCAGCCCCGGCTTTTCTGGGGTCGGGCCAGGCCAAACAGACCAGCAAAAAGCCCTAGAGCAGCCCGAGATCGGCCCTGATACGGGGAAATGGAGAAAAGGACTGAGGTATAATTGAGGGTAAGTCTGGAACAAGCGCCCATCAAGACAACAAACGCCGCTcgtcttcttttctctctcttcgtAATGTCTCGGAGTATTAAAGGGGGGCTGGAAGTTTGCCATGTCTTATCACTTCCCCAATAGGTGGGATAATAATTGGCacgtttctttttttctgaCACCTGTCATTTCCTTTAGACAGTCAGGTTCTTTGACCCACCGCGTAGCGCGCTCGAGAAAAGCGCAGCTAGCAGGGATCTATAAGGTTGCGGTCCTGATCGGCGACCTATCCATGTCGTCGATCAGTAGATCAGCCTGGGCGCTGCTCTAGTGCTTCCGCGGCCGCGGTGCAGCTCGATGGAAACGGAAACGACAGAAAAAAGCAATCATCCCAGCGCGTCTAGGATACATCCAATACAATCTTGACACCAGAGCCGCTAGTCGGAAGACTTGATCAGATTTTCCGCGTTTGATCGAATGCggatctcgatcttccacCATGTCTTGTAGGGTCTATGcggctttttttttttccctaggctttttgtttttgtttttgcttCGGCCACAAGGACGGCCAAACAGGGCACATGATGAGAAACCAAGGATCAGAACATGCGATCCTCGCACTGAAACATCTCGCTCCACGGGGAAGAAAAGTCGCACGGGATCGTATCTGGATTGTCTTCTGGGTCcgcggggaggggagaagaTCATTCTCAATGGACGAGTTCCAACCGCGCCACTCATGGTCGGACGATGCACGACACTTCGAGTGAGGCAAGCCAGCTGACTCGTGTTGAGATTGAGACCAAACAGCCTGATCGGCAGGAAGGGCGGGATTGAGCGATGGCcaaaaggagagagggggaTCTCATCTCAGCAGATCCACGAGGCCCAGCGATGAGATGCCGTTGGATCCTGCTGCAGGAGGCCGCCCGTTTTGCTGCCCCAACGTCTTGCTCTGCAGTGGAACAGCCCGTGAAACTCACCAGCAGTGACCGgtccggggaagaagaataggCCGACGTTCTAGTTCTTTTGGCTGGGCCTACTGCTGCATTGACCTCGTTCCTGTTCTGAGAAGCCGGTGAGCACAACAAACAGCCCCAGGTCAACCCCTTAATACCAAATGATCCAACGGGGACGCTCGGAAGATATGCCGCTCGATTGACAAGGGAGCGTTGCACAGAGAGGCACCGGGTCGATCATCCGAGGAGCCTTGTCCTGACTGGGAATAAGTAATGCGGTGGACGTAGTTATTTCGGTAGTGAGTTAACTAACCAAGGTCACTCACCTACGTGGGTAATGTACTTGGACCTGGCTTAGGGTTATGGAACGAGATGAGTGTAGTATAGATGGGTATAGAGCTTGCGGGAGACAAGGGGTGTGATATAGATGGCTCCCTGGTGATGACGCTGATTGGCGGCTGATCACTTTCTCGCTCGCTCCAACACGCGACTGACCGCAACCCACGCCCCGATCATGagcgcgctgctggagacCTCATTGGGGGACATCGTCATTGACCTACTGGTCGACGAGTCGCCCAAGGCCTGTGAGAAGTGAGTGACACTGGGTGTTCCTGCGGCCTTGACTGGCTAACATTGACCACCGCAGTTTTCTGAAGCTCTGCAAGGTCAAATACTACAATTTCTCGCCCATCCACAGCGTCCAGAAGGATTTCTCCTTCCAATCGGGCGACCCCCTAGGTCCAGATGCCCCCGAAAGCGATGGCGGGTCTTCCATCTGGGGTGTGCTGGACGGTCCAGCCAAGAGAACCTTTCCTGTCGAGCTCCCCCGGAAATTGAAACACACCGAACGCGGCACCGTCAGCCTGGCGACCGTCCCAGCAAAGAACGACCCAGACCAGCGACTAGCGGGGAGCCAGTTTCTGATTACGCTGGGAGACAACCTCGATTATCTGGATGGGAAAGCGGCCATCTTCGGCAAGGTCGTGGAGGGATTCGATGTGCTGGAAAAGATCAATGACTCCTTCATCGATGACCGGGGTCGACCATTGAAAGATATCCGGATTCGCCACACTGTTGTGCTTGACGATCCGTTCGATGATCCGTCCGGCCTGGTGGAACCGCCCGAGAGCCCCGTGCCTTCCAAGGCCCAGCTGGCCACGGTGAGGATCGCGGACGATGAGGATTTGGACGATgacatggacgaggatgcgATGGAGAAATTGCGGCGAGAGCGCGAAGCCCGCGCGCAGGCGCTGACCTTGGAAATGGTGGGAGACCTTCCCTTCGCTGAGGTCAAGCCCCCCGAGAATATCCTTTTTGTATGCAAGTTGAACCCGGTCACACAAGGTATGTTGTTTTCCTTGCCCTGTCTGTTGCGGTCTACTAATGATCACTCTGTAGATGAggatctccatctcatcttTAGCCGCTTTGGGCAAATCCTGTCTTGCGAGGTCATCCGGGACAAGCGCACCGGCGATAGCTTACAGTATGCCTTCATTGAGTTTGATAACCAGAAGGACTGTGAACAAGCCTACTTCAAGATGCAAGGGGTCCTCATCGATGACCATCGGATACATGTGGACTTCTCACAGAGCGTACGACCCCTCTCTATCTATCTCCTTGCAAGATTTATGCTCACACACCGACCAGGTTTCCAAACTGTCCGAAAGCTGGCGCAACGCGACCGTCTCGAAGCGCCGACAACGAGGCGGTTTCGGAGGTGTGGCTGACCTGGAAAAGAAACGGCAATACCGGTCAGTGGATGATGCCTACGCAGATGAGGATAAAGAGGACGGGTACGGGATGGTCTTTGACCGACGGCGCCgggaacagcagcagcagcagcagcagcagcagcaacaacagcaacagcaacaacaaaaacaacaATCCGAGCGTCGTGGAGGCCGTCCTGACCGCAGTCCACGCCGCGACTCTCGTCGCGACTCTCGTCGCGACCGGCGAGGGAGTCGTAGTCCTCCTCGAAGACGAGATGATTACTACCGACGGCGATCGTACAGTCGGAGTCCCGGGCGGAGCTCGCGCAGAGATCAGGATCGGGATCGAGATCGCTACCGGGATAACCGACAGCCGAAGCGGTAGAAAAATGTACCTATACTAGATTCTGTCTGTACCTTGGGTACCTGATACTCCAAGAGGAAAAGTAAAAATCTGGATCAGGACCCGCTGGCCGGGCAGAATACCCAATGAAGACGCGGGCATGTCTCAGACACTCAGTTATTTTTACACTTTCATTCTTCAACGGACTAAGCCCGGACAGGGAGCTGAGCTTCTCCGCGATTAATTTACTTGCCACTcatccttccttcttttcccccttaCACTTACCCGCCCTACTACATACCTTACTCGACCTCCCCCTCCCTCGTTTCCTTTGTTTAACCTCCTCCATATCACCAATCGTCCACTTTCGTTAAGAAGCCatcatggcagccatcaAGGAAACTGTCTCCCAGTTGATCGAAAAGTTCCAAGGCCCCGCCGAGGATGTGCCCCGCGAACCGTCCGCTGAAGAACTGCAGACGCTACGGAAGCAGTACACCGACGCCGGACAAGGGCAcgtctttgctttcttcGACGAATTGAGCCCCGTCGAGAAGACCCGGctcttccaccagctggCCAACTTCAACCCCACCCGCATCAACGAgctggccaccaccgccctcAACCCTCCCCCCACCACGGCCGAAGAGAAGGCCGCCTCGCTGGAGCCCCTTCCCGATGTGGCGACTGCGTCGATCCTCGACTCCGACCCCGCCGATCTCCAGAAATGGTATGACGAGGGCTTGAAGCAGGTCTCCCAGAACACCGTGGCGGTCGTGCTCATGGCCGGTGGGCAGGGAACCCGTCTAGGCAGCTCTGCGCCCAAGGGCTGCTTCGATATCGGGCTGCTGAGCCAGAAGTCCCTGTTTCAGTTGCAGGCGGAGCGGATTGCGAAGCTGCAGTCCCTGGCGCAGAAGACCCATGGCGTTGCGCAGTCGACGATCCCCTGGTATATCATGACCAGTGGGCCGACGCGGAAGCCTACGGAGGAGTTCTTTGCGAAAAACAATTTCTttggcctggagaagaacaacgTGTTTGTCTTTGAGCAGGGCGTGCTCCCGTGTATCTCTAACGAGGGCAAGATTATGATGGAGAGCAAGACCAAGGTGAGTGTTCCCCCTGTACAATCTCAGCCAGCCTCTGATACATGGATCTAGGTTGCCGTGGCTCCTGACGGCAACGGTGGTATTTACGAAGCCCTCCTGACCTCCGGTGTGCGCGAGGACATGCGCCGCCGAGGCATCCAGCACATCCACGTCTACGGCGTGGACAATTGCCTGGTCAAGGTAGCAGACCCCGTGTTTATTGGATTCGCCGCGTCCAAGGACGTGGACATTGCCACGAAAGTGGTGCGGAAGCGCAACGCAACCGAATCTGTGGGTCTGATCCTACAGAAGAACGGGAAGCCGGACGTGGTCGAATACTCGGAAATCGACAAGGAAACCGCCGAGGCTAAGGATCCCAAGCACCCGGAATTGCTCAAGTACCGCGCCGCGAACATCGTCAACCACTGCTACAGCTTCCGCTTCCTCGAGTCCGTTGAGAACTGGGCGCACAAGCTGCCGCACCACGTGGCACGTAAGAAGATCGCCTGTCTCGATACGGAGACTGGTGACGCGGTCAAGCCGGAGAAGCCGAATGGCGTCAAGCTGGAGCAATTTGTCTTTGACGTGTTTCCCCTGACTCCGCTGGAAAAGTTTGCCTGTATCGAAGTCCTGCGCGAGGATGAGTTTTCTCCGCTGAAGAACGCACGCGGCACGGGTCAAGATGACCCGGACACCAGCCGGGCCGACATCATGAAGCAGGGACAGCGGTGGGTTGAGAAGGCCGGCGGTGTGGTGGTTACGGAGGCAGATGCGTTTGGGGTGGAGGTGTCCCCGCTGATCAGCTACGTATGTTGCCCTGATGCATGACCCTCCCCAATCTGATTATCTGATCATGCTGACTCGTGGTAGGGCGGCGAGAACCTCGAATTTCTTCACGGGCGGGAGATCAAGGCCCCGGCGgtcctggagaaggaggaggagtagAATCAAGCACTTGAAAAACGGCGTCAATCTCGGAAGCAATGTCTGGCTTAGCATACCGGGTGGAAATCTCGAACACAGGTTGGTATACAATTAATTGCTTTGCTGTTGCAAcaaatgaaagaaagaaatgacCGATTGCTTTGCTCTGGAATGGATCTACCGCTATCATTTCTGGGAGATCCGGGAATGCAGGGTCAGAAATACTTCTTCTTATCCCGAACACTACCTAGTCTCTACCTACCAAGATCCTCGTAGTATAACTATCGCTCTGCTGAGCTTGGGAGTAGTCGTCCCGATGTATATGTAGGTAGTTCGCCTTACGCAATACGGAAAGGCCCGGGAGCTAAACGGCCGTTTGCCTGGTTTGCACGCGCCCACCATTTTCCTCATCTTCGCTTGTCATCTCTCGCCTTCCGCAATCCAATTCTCTTGATCGATTCTCTCTGCTGGCCCGGTGTGTGAGTGCTGAGAAGTGGTTTTCCTTCTGGTTGTTGTGTTGTAAGTTCATCCGGGTTCCTTTTTGTGCGTTTGGCATGTCGCCAGcccacttttttttttcctttgcAAATTTATTTGGGTGTCCGTGGGCTGGCGAGAACGTGCTCGTGTTTCTTATCCCCAGGTTCTCATCATTCGGATTGCTGACCTGATCTCCAGAGATCAACTCTGATTTGTTTAGGAAAGGCTGAGTGAGTATCCTCCACGCT carries:
- a CDS encoding uncharacterized protein (ID:PFLUO_003532-T1.cds;~source:funannotate) produces the protein MSALLETSLGDIVIDLLVDESPKACENFLKLCKVKYYNFSPIHSVQKDFSFQSGDPLGPDAPESDGGSSIWGVLDGPAKRTFPVELPRKLKHTERGTVSLATVPAKNDPDQRLAGSQFLITLGDNLDYLDGKAAIFGKVVEGFDVLEKINDSFIDDRGRPLKDIRIRHTVVLDDPFDDPSGLVEPPESPVPSKAQLATVRIADDEDLDDDMDEDAMEKLRREREARAQALTLEMVGDLPFAEVKPPENILFVCKLNPVTQDEDLHLIFSRFGQILSCEVIRDKRTGDSLQYAFIEFDNQKDCEQAYFKMQGVLIDDHRIHVDFSQSVSKLSESWRNATVSKRRQRGGFGGVADLEKKRQYRSVDDAYADEDKEDGYGMVFDRRRREQQQQQQQQQQQQQQQQQKQQSERRGGRPDRSPRRDSRRDSRRDRRGSRSPPRRRDDYYRRRSYSRSPGRSSRRDQDRDRDRYRDNRQPKR
- a CDS encoding uncharacterized protein (ID:PFLUO_003533-T1.cds;~source:funannotate); this encodes MAAIKETVSQLIEKFQGPAEDVPREPSAEELQTLRKQYTDAGQGHVFAFFDELSPVEKTRLFHQLANFNPTRINELATTALNPPPTTAEEKAASLEPLPDVATASILDSDPADLQKWYDEGLKQVSQNTVAVVLMAGGQGTRLGSSAPKGCFDIGLLSQKSLFQLQAERIAKLQSLAQKTHGVAQSTIPWYIMTSGPTRKPTEEFFAKNNFFGLEKNNVFVFEQGVLPCISNEGKIMMESKTKVAVAPDGNGGIYEALLTSGVREDMRRRGIQHIHVYGVDNCLVKVADPVFIGFAASKDVDIATKVVRKRNATESVGLILQKNGKPDVVEYSEIDKETAEAKDPKHPELLKYRAANIVNHCYSFRFLESVENWAHKLPHHVARKKIACLDTETGDAVKPEKPNGVKLEQFVFDVFPLTPLEKFACIEVLREDEFSPLKNARGTGQDDPDTSRADIMKQGQRWVEKAGGVVVTEADAFGVEVSPLISYGGENLEFLHGREIKAPAVLEKEEE